In the Nitrospirales bacterium LBB_01 genome, one interval contains:
- a CDS encoding glycosyltransferase family 9 protein codes for MNKITVLKAIDSVLGRGLAVVLPALHKKPLKSAYSPLSALIIRPGGIGDAVLLIPAIEELKKEYPYLKIDILCEKRNAGIFTIYTGMNKVYLYDKPADIISCFKNTYDIIIDTEQWHRLPALLTYFMNAGLKVGFNTNERGKFFTHKASYSHDSYEAESFLSLISKITGKSYTFPADVPFLDSPVYPESHLYEKYVCIFPGATVKQRRWGGHNYAETAKAVINMGFNVVILGGKSDTEDADIIMQHCPKAINYCAKTTLTETAMLLKGSVGLITADSGLLHLAVALGVPTVSLFGSGIEKKWGPKGKIHAILNRHLPCSPCTRFGYTPACKLNQKCIIEITVNEVLDQLVFKKVI; via the coding sequence GCCTACTCTCCTCTCTCAGCGCTCATTATAAGACCCGGAGGCATTGGGGATGCCGTCTTATTGATTCCTGCAATTGAGGAGCTAAAAAAGGAATATCCCTATCTTAAGATAGATATTCTTTGCGAAAAACGAAACGCCGGTATTTTCACTATCTATACCGGTATGAACAAAGTCTATCTCTACGACAAACCTGCTGATATCATCAGTTGTTTTAAAAACACTTATGATATAATTATAGATACCGAACAGTGGCACAGATTGCCGGCACTCTTGACTTATTTTATGAATGCCGGTTTGAAAGTTGGATTTAACACTAATGAAAGAGGAAAATTTTTTACACACAAAGCCTCCTACAGTCATGATAGTTACGAGGCTGAGAGTTTTCTCTCGCTTATTAGCAAAATTACAGGTAAAAGTTATACATTTCCAGCCGATGTGCCGTTTCTTGACTCTCCTGTGTACCCTGAGAGCCACTTGTATGAGAAATATGTGTGCATATTTCCAGGCGCTACCGTTAAACAACGGCGCTGGGGCGGTCATAATTATGCCGAGACTGCAAAAGCAGTTATCAATATGGGCTTTAATGTAGTAATTCTTGGAGGGAAATCCGACACAGAGGATGCCGATATAATTATGCAGCACTGCCCTAAGGCAATTAACTACTGCGCTAAAACAACGCTTACAGAGACCGCCATGTTGTTAAAAGGCTCCGTGGGGTTAATCACTGCAGACTCTGGACTTTTGCACCTTGCCGTTGCCCTCGGTGTTCCTACAGTATCGCTGTTTGGCTCAGGAATTGAGAAGAAATGGGGACCAAAGGGTAAAATTCACGCTATTTTAAACAGACATCTCCCCTGCAGCCCATGCACAAGGTTTGGCTACACCCCAGCGTGTAAATTAAACCAAAAGTGCATCATAGAAATAACCGTCAATGAAGTGTTAGACCAGTTGGTTTTCAAAAAAGTGATATGA